A window of Streptomyces sp. NBC_01224 genomic DNA:
GACATGTGCTTCGCGGTCCTTTGATCGGGTCCGCTCAGGGTGTTCCCGCTTCCGGTCGGTGACGGCAGCCAATGGCGCGTTCTTGGCGCGAAACGGTGATCTCTTCACGCGTCCTTGACGGGGTGGCCGGGGCGACGAAAGCGGGGTGGTCGCGACGACATCGACACGGGGAGGTCAGGACGGTGTCAAAGCTGCCCCTGACCCCCGTCGGAACCACCGACCCGCAGCCGTACGGGACCCAGCAGACCGCTGACACGCTGGCCCGGGAAGACGAAGTGGGTCGGGCTCGTCGCGTCCAGGCGCGGTGCCAGCGTCCCGAACACGGTGATGTCGAGGGTATTGGCGCCGGGCCCGACCAGGCCTGTCAGATCGAAGACGTACGGGGAGCACACGCGCACCCCCGCAGCGACGCCACCGACCCGCACCTCCGCGGTCCCGCGGACCCGTCCGAGGTCGAGCGACACCTGCCCCGGGGCGATCTCGGCGGGCACGGTCACCACGCGGCGGTACCGCACACCGCCGCTGTACTCGGCGAGGCCGTGCGTCTCCCAGCCGCCGACGCGAATCCGCCCGGGCCCCACTTCACAGCGCACGGGCCCGGCCAGCGCGGCGCCACCCTCGTACCCGGGACGCGTCCGGACGCGCAGGGCCGCGGTCCGGGGCCCGGAGGGGCCACCGGCCGAAAGGCCGACGGTCACGGTCAGCACGTCCCGCGAGTCGACGGCGGTGACGGGCCCAGTGCACTCGGAGCCGTCCACGAAGACAGTCGTCTCGCCGCGCACCGGCGCGGTCAACCGGGTGGCACCCGGCGGCAGATCGCACCACAGCCACTCCACCGCTCCCCGGCGCCCCGGGACCGCGAACCGGACCGGCATCACCGTGCCGTCGTCCGCGGTCGGATCCAGCCAGGCGGCGCCCGGCAGCGGATGAGGGCGGCGGCGCAGATACAGCGCGGCCGGGTCACCCATCGGCGCGCGACGTACCGCGACGGGCACACGTCCGTCCGCGCTCTCGGCCCACCAGCGGGCGTCGCTGTGCAGGGTCGCGACACGGTTGCCGTTCCCGTCGTCGAAAACCGCATCCACCAGGACCGCGCGATCGCCGTCCCCGGACGTCTCCACCGTGATGTCGTTGTCACCGATGCGCAGGGCCGCCGCCACGTCATGCCGTCGCACGCGCGGGACCGCGTGTTCGGCGTACGGGTCGAATCCGCCTTGCCTGCCCACCACTTGTCCGTTGACGCGCAGCACGCAGGGCACGCGCGCGGCCACCTGGACGACGGCCCGGACGGGGAGGTCCGAGAGATGCAGCGTCGTGCCCATCGTCTCGGAGGCATGAATCCATTCCGGACGCCGGTAGCGCTCCGGATCGCGTACGAGCGCCACATGCGCCCGCAGGTCACAATCCTGATCAGCGGTCAGATCCAGTTCGAGCAGACGGCGGCCAGCTGCCACTGCCACCGGGCCCATCGCCAGGTGGCCCCCGTCGTCCAGGGAGACGGGGGCCCCGTCGAGCCGGGCCCGCTTCGCCGCCGCGGCTCCGATCGCGAGGTGTCCGTCGAAGGCTTCGTCGAGGAGCAGTTCCATGCGCAGCCGCACCAGCTCTTCGGCGGCGGTCGGGCCGATGTGTACGAACTCCTCCGGCACATGCCCCTTGGGTCCAAGAACGGCACGGTGGATCGGGTCCTTGTACACGCCCAGGGTGTCGGACCACTCGATGGCCGAGGGGACGTCGTGGCCGGAGCCGTCGCCGAGCACGACCGCGTGCGGGCCGAACGTCGCGTGGACCGTGGCCGCGACCGGCTCATCGGCGCGGTCCGCAACGGCCCATCCGTCGTGTACGCCATCCTCCCCGGCCTCTTCCACGCGGTGGCGGAAGGTCCGGCATTCGGTGACGGCGGGGCCGGCGGGCGGCCCGGTCGAGGGGCGGGCGAAGTCGCCCCAGGTGTTGTCGAGGGTCGGCACGAGCGTCATGTCCCAGTCCGCGTCCGGAGGCATCTCGATGGTGGTGACGTCCGGTACGGGTGTGCCGGGTGCGTCGGCTGCTATGGGCATGGCCGTCTCTTGGGTCCCCGCCGGAAAGACCAGCACCGCTGCGGGGCCCGTATCGAAGGGGACATCGACCTCCACGGCCCGGACGTCGTCATCGGCGGGCCGCACCGGCAGCGTCCGGGGAGCGCCGCCGAACGGATCCAGCAGGACCGCCGGGCCCGCCACGTCCCGCACCCGCACCCGTGCGCCGCGCGCATAGCGGTCCGGATCGAAGTCGTATCGGGCATCCAGCCAGCCCAGTGCGGCGCCCCGCTCGTCGGGGGCCGCCACGGCCGCTCGGGTTGCCCGTGGGGCGGCGGCGGTCAGGAACACCACCGTGGCGCCGTCCACACGGCGCGCGAGTGCGGGGACCGGGGCCCGGACCACCGGGTGCGCCCCGGCGAGCGCCGCGGCGAGCGAGTCGCCCGGATCGTCGGTCATGGGGACGGCAGTGGCCCGGCCGTCCGCGAAGCACGCGCGCAGCTCGGCAAGCACGGTCGCCGATCCGGGACCGACGACATGTTCGGGAAGGGCGCCGATCGCGATCAACTTCCCGCCGGAGGAGGCGAATTCGATGAGCCGGCGTGCTGTGTCCCGTTCCAGGACGGTGCACGAGGGCAGCATGACCGTGGCGTACGCCTCGTCCGCGACCCTCAGCCGTACACCGCCGTCGGACGGAGCGATCCGGGCGCGTGCCAGGGACGCGTCGTCGATGACGTCGGCGTCGAGACCGAGACGGTCCATGATGCCCGGCCGGGTACGGAACCAGGCCATGTCACCGGTGAGTTGGAGATACGTCGACTGGGCCCGCGCCGCAGCGGCCGTGACCCCGTCCAAAGCGGTACCGGCCTGGGCGGTGGTGGTGGGCAGCAGGATCGCGATGTCGCACAGGTGGTGACCGAGGCTCAGGATCGCGCACAGCCGGGTCACGGCGTCGGCGAAGACGCGGTGATGGCGCCAGTACGGCTGACGCCAGTCGGTTGCGGGTGGCGCCCACTCCCACCAGCCGCCCTTGGTCGTGTAGTAGACGGCATGCGGGTTGTAGAGGGTCGCGCCCGCGCGGAGCCACGGCAGCAGCCAGTCGAAGGTCTCCTCCGGCGTGCCGCCCCAGCCGGTGGAGTGGAAGGCCTCGATCCAGGTGCGAGGGCGGCCGTAGAGGTGGGCGAGCGAGGAATGGATGCGGGCGTCCCCGTGGTGGTCGGAGCCGGGGGCCGAGAACCAGCGGTGGGTGCGGGCGTAGTCGGCGTACAACTCCACGCCCGCGACGGGGTGTCCGGCACGGGCCGGGTCCTGCTGGTCGCAGCCGATGAGCAGGCCGTGGCGGTCGTGCCAGGCGGCCAGCGGCCGGAAGAACGCCTCCTCGGCCAGCTCGGCACGGGTCACCTGAAAGTCGCGCCGGACCCGGTGGGCGTCCGGATCCGTGCTGTCGTCGTACAGGGCGTCGAGCTGTGCAGTGATGTCGTACCCGCGAAGGCGCACGAAGGCGTCGGCGAAACCGGTGGACCAGGTGGGCAGGGAAGGCAGCTCGTCCTGGAAGGAGCCGACGACGACGGTCCCGAGCCGGTCGCCGAGCCGGCGCTCGAACTCCCCGTGCACCCGGTCCAGCAGTGCTGCACACGCCTGAGTACCGAGGTAGTCGAAGCCGTACGGAATATGGTGATGGAGCGTCAGGCGCCAGCGTCCAGGGCTCGGCGCCCGTACGACTCCGTCGGCCACCGCGACCGGGACCGCCGGGCCCACTGTCCGGCCGCCGGAGTCGACCGGTTCGGCGCGGCCCGCTAGCGGCCGGCCGGCTGGGGGACACCGCAGCTCTCCGGTCCGTATCGCTGTGGAGTCGACGACGGCACGCAGGCGGTCGAGCCGACGTCCCGCGTGGGCGGGCTGTTCGTCGACGAGGCGCGCCTGGAGGTCGGCACCGGAGAAGCCGAGCTGATCGTAGAACCACAGGCTGACGCCGAGTTCGCGGGCGTCGTCGCACACACTGTCGAGCAGGGTCCACCACGCGTCGGACATGAAAGGCGGGTCGTCGGCGTCGGAGCCGAACAGGGGGCCCGACGGTGCCAGGTTCAGGAGCACGAGGTTGTGCACCCCGCCCTCCGCGAACCGCTCCAGCTGCGCCCGCAGCCGCGCGTGGTCGAGCCGTTCTCCGCTCCACCACCAGATGGCGGTGGGCGAGAAGGCACGCGGGGGCTCGGCGAGCACCGCCACGATGCTCGGGGGGAGTGGTGGGTGCGCCGGGTGTGTCATGTGATGCCCTCAGCCCTTGAGACCGCCCGCGAAGCCCTTGATCACATATCGCTGGAGGACCACGAACACCACCAGGATCGGCAGGGCGGCCAGCACCAGTCCGGCGAAGACGAGTCCGTAGTCGGAGACGTACTGGCCGACGAACGCGAACACACCGACGGGCACGGTCTCCTTGTCGGAACCGCCCAGATACAGCAGCGGGGTGAAGAAGTCGTTCCAGATGAACACGGCGTTCAGGATGATCACGGTGCCGGTGATGGGGCGCAGCAGAGGGAAGACGATCCGGGTGAACGCCTGCCGGTGGGTGCAGCCGTCGATGAGTGCGGCCTGTGCGTAGTCCTGCGGCAGGGCCCGGATGAATCCGGTGTAGAGGAAGACGGTGAACGGCAGTTGGATGCCAGTGTAGAAGAGCACCATCCCTTGGTAAGTGCCGAGCCAGCCCAGGTCGTCGACGAGTTTGTAGAGCGGGATCATGCCGAGCTGGAAGGGCAGCACGATGCCCAGCAGGAACAGGATGTACAGGCCGTAGCCGAGGCCGCGGGCGCGGCGCGCGAGGTAGTAGGCACCCGTGGAACCCAGGACGACGAGGATCAGCAGACTGACAGCGGTGATGACCGTGCTGTTGAGCAGGGCGGGCCCCAGAGACGCGGAGGACCAGGCGTTGCCGAAGTTGGCGAAGGTGGGCGGGGAGGGCAGGGAGAGGGGCGAGTCGGAGATCTGCTGGGGGTCCTTCATCGCCAGGGTGATCAGGGCGTACACCGGGAACAGGAACACGACGGCGACCGCGATCACGAAAAGTTCGAGGGCGTACTGCCCGAACCGTGGCCTGCGGCCTCTGCGTTCGGGTTCCTGTTCGGCGGGTCCGCGGGATGTGCCGGTGATCACGCGGTGACCTCCCTCGCGCGCAGACAGCGAAGCTGGACCAGGGAGACCGCGGCGACGAACAGCGCGAGGACGAGGGCGACGGCGGTGCTGTAGCCGAACTTCCCGTAGACGAACGCTTCCTTGTACAGCACGGTCGACAGGGTCTCGCTGGAGGTGCCGGGTCCGCCGTTGGTGGCGGCGTAGACCTGGTCGAAGAGTTTGAGACCGCCGATGGTCGACAGCATGAGGTTGATCGTCAGGGCCGGGGCCAGCAGCGGCCAGGTGACATGGCGGAAGCGCTGCCAGGAGCCGGCGCCGTCGATTCTCGCGGCCTCGTGGAGTTCGTCGGGTATGCCCTGCAGGCCGGCGAGGAAGACGACCATCGAGTATCCGGCGTACTGCCATACGACCATCGCCGCGACGGACCACAGGGCGAGCGAGGGATCGCCGAGCCAGTCCTGACGCAGACCGCCGAGTCCGACCGCGCCGAGGACACCGTTGAGGCCGGCGCCGTTCTCGGGGT
This region includes:
- a CDS encoding carbohydrate ABC transporter permease, whose amino-acid sequence is MITGTSRGPAEQEPERRGRRPRFGQYALELFVIAVAVVFLFPVYALITLAMKDPQQISDSPLSLPSPPTFANFGNAWSSASLGPALLNSTVITAVSLLILVVLGSTGAYYLARRARGLGYGLYILFLLGIVLPFQLGMIPLYKLVDDLGWLGTYQGMVLFYTGIQLPFTVFLYTGFIRALPQDYAQAALIDGCTHRQAFTRIVFPLLRPITGTVIILNAVFIWNDFFTPLLYLGGSDKETVPVGVFAFVGQYVSDYGLVFAGLVLAALPILVVFVVLQRYVIKGFAGGLKG
- a CDS encoding carbohydrate ABC transporter permease, producing the protein MTTTSEKAASGTVGKAAGGPRAGCGRPVRRRDHTVPPWFFVVPALVVYGVVVLYPSLAGVMYAFTDWSGIGGFSFTGLDNFRALLDDSRALESVSNTLLLTVAVVVVQNGVGLLLALGVHADIKSRALLRLIFFAPAVVSPVMVAILWKYVYNPENGAGLNGVLGAVGLGGLRQDWLGDPSLALWSVAAMVVWQYAGYSMVVFLAGLQGIPDELHEAARIDGAGSWQRFRHVTWPLLAPALTINLMLSTIGGLKLFDQVYAATNGGPGTSSETLSTVLYKEAFVYGKFGYSTAVALVLALFVAAVSLVQLRCLRAREVTA